In Brassica oleracea var. oleracea cultivar TO1000 unplaced genomic scaffold, BOL UnpScaffold00859, whole genome shotgun sequence, a single window of DNA contains:
- the LOC106320248 gene encoding uncharacterized protein LOC106320248, producing the protein MSTSSSPMQSIYEEDLEEVNSSLRGCDELDGDDDGRDDDFDGVSDDKSELIGSSDVEIVGEDAGPRGRSVFWFVESFSGSFEEVVRVGDASWWFPKLEGFYQQDVGAFLESIDDEPATRLFAIKQTGTVAEYVFEFEELSAQVLGLEYRHLERIFYNGLSLEMKEVIRMKDPQGLSNYIAAVLRMETSAFCKVVGDAKGLEERLSTKKQSGRRSYGGGSFGRSNEKLQSDACVLKENVPPQRALQKARQHYTDAELDALRRDKMCFTCKAPWSRTHDCPNKKMRVLTVINGCEMEVLEQPDYELEEIILGGDQQLMTLSFNSFVGLESPKTTKLRGLINQRKVIVMIDSGASHNFISPAVVSRLHLKVSVDKKLEVLLGNGVQVNALGVCKAVTFQLQSTDFVTDFITLELGSVDVILGVQWLETLGRCEDVKWIGGIRSFPLFIKSIPSVLIESKPEEIVVLASTEGSSRVAGVPNLVPALLQQFTDVFSVPTSLPPLRGTEHAIILVPGVSAVSVLPYPYPHARKLIMEEMVTEMLRFGIIRPSESPFSSPVLLVKKKDGTFRFCVDYRALNRATVPNKYPIPVIDQLLDELHRASVFSKLDLRSGHHQIRMREEDIKKTAFRTFEGHY; encoded by the exons ATGTCGACGAGCAGTTCTCCAATGCAATCGATCTACGAGGAGGATCTGGAGGAGGTGAATTCGTCACTGAGAG GCTGTGACGAACTCGACGGTGACGACGATGGAAGGGATGATGACTTCGATGGAGTCAGCGATGACAAATCTGAGCTCATCGGTTCAAGCGATGTTGAAATCGTTGGGGAAGATGCCGGTCCAAGAGGTAGATCAGTTTTCTGGTTCGTCGAATCCTTCTCAG GGAGCTTTGAAGAAGTGGTACGCGTGGGTGATGCGTCGTGGTGGTTTCCAAAATTGGAAGGATTTTATCAACAGGATGTTGGTGCTTTTTTGGAATCTATTGATGACGAACCAGCTACACGGTTGTTTGCTATCAAGCAAACAGGGACAGTGGCTGAGTACGTTTTTGAGTTTGAGGAGTTGTCTGCGCAGGTTCTTGGGTTGGAATATCGCCATTTGGAGCGCATTTTCTATAATGGCTTATCATTGGAGATGAAGGAGGTGATTAGGATGAAGGATCCTCAGGGGCTTTCTAATTACATTGCTGCCGTGTTACGAATGGAGACAAGCGCCTTTTGTAAGGTGGTTGGTGATGCTAAGGGTTTGGAGGAACGTTTGAGTACTAAGAAACAAAGTGGAAGACGAAGTTATGGTGGAGGTTCGTTTGGCAGAAGTAATGAGAAGCTGCAAAGTGATGCATGCGTGTTGAAGGAGAATGTACCTCCGCAAAGGGCGTTACAGAAGGCTCGTCAGCATTACACTGATGCAGAATTGGACGCCTTGAGGAGAGACAAAATGTGTTTCACGTGTAAAGCTCCTTGGTCACGAACCCATGATTGTCCTAATAAGAAGATGCGCGTGTTAACAGTCATTAACGGATGTGAAATGGAGGTGTTAGAACAACCTGATTACGAGTTGGAAGAGATTATTTTGGGTGGAGATCAACAGCTTATGACTCTTTCGTTCAACTCTTTTGTGGGACTGGAGTCACCTAAGACAACGAAGTTACGAGGCCTTATTAATCAGAGAAAGGTTATTGTGATGATTGATAGTGGAGCATCACATAACTTTATCTCACCAGCAGTGGTCAGTAGGTTGCATTTGAAGGTTTCGGTGGATAAGAAGTTGGAAGTGTTGTTGGGTAATGGGGTGCAAGTGAACGCACTGGGAGTATGTAAAGCAGTAACATTTCAGCTTCAGTCTACGGATTTTGTTACTGACTTCATTACATTGGAGTTGGGATCTGTGGATGTTATCTTGGGAGTGCAGTGGTTGGAGACGTTGGGAAGATGTGAAGATGTGAAGTGGATTGGCGGCATCAGGAGTTTTCCTTTGTTTATCAAG TCAATTCCCTCTGTTTTGATTGAGAGTAAACCGGAGGAGATCGTAGTGTTGGCATCTACTGAGGGTTCTTCTCGCGTAGCTGGGGTTCCTAACTTGGTTCCTGCTTTGTTGCAGCAATTCACTGATGTTTTTTCCGTCCCTACGTCACTACCGCCACTAAGGGGAACAGAACATGCTATCATATTGGTGCCAGGAGTGTCTGCAGTGTCTGTTTTGCCTTACCCGTACCCTCACGCTCGTAAGTTGATAATGGAGGAGATGGTGACTGAGATGTTACGATTTGGAATTATTCGTCCAAGTGAGAGCCCTTTCTCGAGCCCGGTGCTGTTAgtaaagaagaaggatggtaCATTCCGATTTTGTGTGGACTATAGAGCTCTCAACAGAGCCACAGTTCCCAACAAATATCCAATTCCAGTTATCGACCAATTACTAGACGAGTTGCACAGGGCTTCTGTCTTTTCTAAACTGGATTTGCGCTCTGGTCACCATCAGATAAGAATGCGAGAAGAAGATATCAAGAAGACTGCCTTCAGGACGTTTGAAGGGCATTATTGA